One region of Heterodontus francisci isolate sHetFra1 unplaced genomic scaffold, sHetFra1.hap1 HAP1_SCAFFOLD_61, whole genome shotgun sequence genomic DNA includes:
- the LOC137363424 gene encoding histone H2AX-like: MSGRGKTGGKARAKAKSHPSRAGLQFPVGRVHRLLRKGNYAERVGAGAPVYLPAVLEYLTAEILELAGNAARDKKSRIIPRHLQLAVRNDEELNKLLGGVTITQGGVLLNIQAVLLPKKTSA; encoded by the coding sequence atgtctggaagaggaaagaccggcgggaaagctcgggccaaggccaagtctcaccccTCCCGGGCTGGCctgcagttcccagtgggccgtgttcacaggctcctgagaaagggtaactatgctgagcgtgtgggtgccggagccccggtctatttgcctgctgtgctcgagtatctgaccgctgaaatcctcgagctggctggtaacgcggcccgggacaagaagagccgcatcatccccagacacctgcaactggccgtacgcaacgacgaggagctcaacaagctgctgggaggggtgactatcactcagggcggggtgctgcttaatatccaggccgtgctgctgcccaagaaaaccagcgct